A single Bacillus sp. OxB-1 DNA region contains:
- a CDS encoding YxcD family protein: MEKLIIPEQDIINALCVLVSRKERVEPEDVEVELLYDDVNGYHAEAFTNGSKQNLQTYHLIEALRSWLKDYLNIDPFAAGIQLQIDDEQGMVAVIH; encoded by the coding sequence ATGGAGAAGCTGATCATTCCGGAACAGGATATCATCAATGCCTTATGTGTTTTGGTGTCACGGAAAGAGCGAGTGGAGCCCGAGGACGTCGAAGTGGAACTGCTCTATGATGACGTGAATGGCTATCATGCCGAGGCATTTACAAACGGATCAAAGCAGAATTTGCAGACGTATCATCTGATCGAAGCACTGCGATCTTGGCTGAAAGATTACCTGAACATCGATCCATTTGCCGCGGGGATCCAACTGCAGATCGACGACGAACAAGGCATGGTTGCTGTCATTCATTGA
- the pgeF gene encoding peptidoglycan editing factor PgeF: MKTKLYVDNEKFIAGMTLKSEVEPEDNNMALHACVHPNDVIENRRNLAASLGCTLEEFICANQTHSSNVQKVSLADKGRGAERLDTAIADTDALYTLDPNLVLCSFTADCVPVIFYNEGKGLVGVIHSGWQGTVKEITRKVFLHLQQAEQCNPADFHVQIGSSLSQGRFEVDQDVYDRFKALGYADEFMYYNESTRKYHIDNQLTVKRQCELAGIPSKQIVMDTTCTFDSPSGFSYRQDKQCGRHLSFIMRR, translated from the coding sequence ATGAAAACGAAGCTATATGTTGACAATGAAAAGTTCATAGCCGGTATGACACTGAAAAGTGAAGTGGAGCCCGAAGATAATAATATGGCGCTGCATGCTTGCGTCCATCCAAATGACGTGATTGAAAACCGGAGAAACCTAGCTGCTTCCTTAGGATGCACACTTGAGGAATTTATTTGCGCCAATCAAACCCATAGCTCGAATGTGCAAAAAGTGTCGCTTGCAGACAAAGGCCGGGGAGCGGAACGACTGGACACGGCCATCGCCGACACGGACGCCTTGTACACGCTGGATCCCAATCTTGTGCTTTGCAGCTTCACGGCGGATTGCGTCCCCGTCATTTTTTATAATGAAGGGAAGGGGCTTGTCGGCGTCATCCATTCAGGTTGGCAAGGAACCGTCAAAGAAATCACCCGAAAAGTCTTTTTGCATTTACAACAGGCCGAACAATGCAATCCGGCAGACTTCCATGTGCAGATCGGTTCATCTCTCAGTCAAGGACGGTTTGAAGTCGACCAAGATGTCTATGATAGATTCAAGGCCCTCGGTTATGCGGATGAGTTTATGTATTACAACGAATCCACCCGGAAATACCATATCGATAACCAGCTTACAGTGAAACGGCAGTGTGAGCTGGCGGGCATCCCGTCGAAACAAATCGTGATGGATACGACTTGCACCTTTGACAGCCCCTCGGGATTTTCCTATCGGCAAGATAAACAGTGTGGAAGGCATTTGAGCTTTATTATGAGGAGATAG
- a CDS encoding LysR family transcriptional regulator translates to MVSKLDLYRVFCIVAKSESFSKAAIDLSMTQPAVSQSIMQLERELDTRLFNRTPKGATLTSEGSLLFEYANSALNLLDTGEKKLLEIKTLVAGELKIGVGDTISRYFLLPYLEAFHTKYPHIKFKIVNGTTVEIIAYLKSGEVDLGICNFPIDDPTLEFGPRIEIQDTFVYGDKYRRILSKPVDFAELVKLPLIFLESKSNSRQYVEDFILSKGIKISPEFELGSHDLLLEFAKINLGIACVTKEFSMDYLNQGLVHKVELVEEIPKRHIGVCYMKSVPLSSASTRFVQMIESKK, encoded by the coding sequence ATGGTAAGCAAATTGGATTTGTACCGTGTCTTTTGCATTGTCGCAAAAAGTGAAAGTTTCTCAAAGGCAGCCATCGATCTATCCATGACGCAACCTGCCGTCAGTCAGTCCATCATGCAGCTCGAGCGGGAATTGGACACCCGCCTTTTCAACCGGACACCCAAAGGGGCGACATTGACTAGCGAAGGCAGCCTGCTGTTTGAATACGCCAATTCTGCCCTCAACTTACTCGATACAGGTGAAAAGAAACTTTTGGAAATTAAAACCCTCGTGGCGGGAGAGCTGAAAATCGGTGTAGGCGATACGATCTCCAGATATTTTCTCCTCCCCTATCTTGAGGCATTCCATACGAAATATCCGCATATCAAATTCAAAATCGTCAATGGAACGACTGTCGAAATTATCGCCTATTTGAAATCAGGAGAAGTCGACCTTGGCATTTGCAATTTCCCGATTGACGATCCCACGTTGGAGTTCGGACCTCGCATCGAAATACAGGATACGTTCGTCTATGGGGACAAGTATAGAAGGATTTTATCGAAACCTGTCGATTTTGCTGAACTGGTGAAGTTGCCTTTGATCTTTTTGGAGTCCAAATCGAACTCCCGTCAATACGTGGAAGACTTCATCCTTTCCAAGGGCATTAAAATCTCCCCCGAATTCGAACTGGGCTCCCATGATCTATTACTGGAATTTGCGAAAATCAATCTGGGAATCGCCTGTGTGACGAAAGAGTTTTCAATGGATTATCTGAACCAGGGCCTCGTCCATAAAGTGGAACTGGTCGAAGAGATACCAAAACGCCATATCGGAGTCTGTTACATGAAGTCGGTCCCCCTTTCTTCCGCCTCGACGAGATTCGTCCAGATGATTGAAAGTAAAAAATGA
- the splB gene encoding spore photoproduct lyase, which yields MKQPFMPQLVYFEPNALDYPLGKELKEKFEKLGIEIRYTTSHNQVRNLPGETDLQKYRIAKSTLVVGIRKTLKFDTSKPSAEYAIPFATGCMGHCHYCYLQTTMGAKPYIRTYVNVEEILEAADRYIEERAPEITRFEAACTSDIVGIDHLTHTLKRAIHHFGRTELGRLRFVTKFHYVDHLLDAEHNGHTRFRFSVNADYVIKNFEPGTSPLDKRIEAAGKVARAGYPLGFIVAPIYLHEGWQEGYYHLFERLDAELPQDARDDITFEFIQHRFTKPAKKVIEKNYPKTKLELDESKRRYKWGKYGIGKYIYQKNEEDEIKERLEAYLKEFFPAAKLEYFT from the coding sequence ATGAAACAACCTTTCATGCCCCAGTTAGTCTATTTTGAGCCGAATGCTCTGGACTATCCGCTTGGGAAGGAACTGAAGGAGAAATTCGAGAAGCTGGGAATCGAAATTCGTTATACCACTTCGCATAATCAAGTCCGGAATTTACCGGGGGAAACGGATCTTCAAAAGTACCGGATCGCCAAGTCGACGTTAGTCGTCGGAATCCGGAAAACGTTAAAGTTCGATACGTCCAAGCCATCCGCCGAATACGCCATCCCCTTCGCGACGGGGTGCATGGGCCATTGCCATTACTGTTATTTGCAGACGACGATGGGGGCCAAACCGTATATCCGGACGTATGTGAATGTCGAGGAGATCTTGGAGGCGGCGGATCGGTATATCGAGGAACGTGCCCCAGAAATCACACGGTTTGAAGCGGCATGTACGTCGGATATTGTCGGAATCGACCATTTGACGCATACCTTGAAAAGAGCGATCCATCATTTCGGCCGGACGGAATTGGGCCGGTTGCGCTTCGTAACGAAATTTCATTATGTCGACCATTTACTCGATGCCGAGCATAACGGCCATACCCGCTTCCGATTCAGTGTCAATGCCGATTATGTCATCAAGAACTTCGAACCGGGCACATCACCTCTGGACAAACGGATCGAGGCGGCAGGAAAAGTGGCACGCGCCGGGTATCCGCTCGGGTTCATCGTCGCACCGATCTATCTTCATGAAGGATGGCAGGAAGGATATTATCATTTATTCGAACGGCTTGATGCGGAATTGCCCCAGGATGCGCGGGACGATATTACATTTGAATTCATCCAGCATCGGTTCACGAAGCCTGCTAAAAAGGTAATCGAAAAAAACTATCCGAAGACGAAGCTGGAATTGGATGAATCGAAAAGGCGCTATAAATGGGGTAAATACGGCATCGGAAAATATATTTATCAAAAAAATGAAGAGGATGAGATCAAAGAGCGGTTGGAGGCGTATTTGAAGGAATTTTTCCCTGCTGCGAAGCTGGAGTATTTCACCTGA
- a CDS encoding alpha/beta hydrolase, which produces MKSKGWGRLIGALVGILFVGMIAASFFFYDLAIKRGPKEYLQGNTDLEVSEKAMDVFLNGDWKQWVAVQPFEQLHMQSRDGLELSGYFLPAAVPTDKLVILTHGYLGNAKQMGLFGQFYHDTLQFNIFMPDARGHGKSGGDYYGFGWPDRLDLIDWTNLLVQKLGTDTEVVYHGLSMGAATVLMTSGEDELPEQLEAIVADSPYASVYDLFAYQMKRMFHLPAFPVLDSTSVVTKMRAGYSLREANALREVAKTDVPILYIHGKGDTFVPTEMSENLYRHTRSDSEIFLVDHANHGESYVLEKGVYQLKVRNFLSSHLNEDLPKLANQE; this is translated from the coding sequence ATGAAATCAAAAGGCTGGGGTCGGTTGATCGGGGCGTTGGTGGGGATTTTGTTTGTGGGAATGATAGCCGCCAGTTTCTTTTTCTATGATTTGGCGATTAAGCGAGGGCCGAAAGAATACTTGCAGGGGAATACCGATTTGGAAGTTTCTGAAAAGGCGATGGATGTGTTTTTGAATGGCGATTGGAAACAGTGGGTCGCAGTTCAACCATTCGAGCAACTGCATATGCAATCGAGGGACGGCCTGGAGCTGTCCGGTTATTTTTTGCCAGCAGCTGTGCCGACCGATAAGTTAGTCATCTTGACGCATGGGTATTTGGGGAATGCAAAGCAAATGGGCCTGTTTGGCCAGTTTTATCATGATACATTGCAGTTCAATATTTTCATGCCGGATGCACGCGGGCATGGCAAGAGCGGTGGAGACTATTACGGCTTTGGCTGGCCGGATCGGCTGGACTTGATCGACTGGACGAATCTGTTAGTGCAAAAGCTTGGAACCGACACTGAAGTGGTCTACCACGGCTTGTCGATGGGTGCGGCAACGGTGCTGATGACAAGCGGGGAAGATGAGTTGCCGGAGCAGCTGGAAGCGATTGTCGCGGATAGCCCGTATGCGTCGGTATATGATCTCTTCGCTTATCAGATGAAGCGGATGTTCCACCTTCCGGCCTTTCCTGTATTGGATAGCACGAGTGTCGTGACGAAGATGCGGGCGGGTTATTCGCTCCGGGAAGCGAACGCGTTGCGGGAAGTGGCGAAGACGGATGTTCCGATCTTGTATATCCATGGAAAGGGCGATACGTTTGTTCCGACGGAGATGTCGGAAAATCTCTATCGCCATACGCGAAGCGATTCGGAAATCTTCTTGGTCGATCACGCCAATCATGGGGAGTCCTATGTATTGGAAAAGGGAGTCTATCAGTTGAAGGTCCGCAATTTCCTGTCTTCACATTTGAATGAGGACTTACCGAAATTGGCCAACCAGGAGTAA
- a CDS encoding M20 metallopeptidase family protein: MVVNSGISNQINAKLSESFEEMVDWRRHMHQYPELSFQEEKTAQYIQDKLISFGLEVKTHIGGFGLIGILEGEQPGKTVALRADFDALPIQDEKEAPYKSQNPGVMHACGHDGHTAALLGTAKALSEFRRQLKGTVVFLFQPAEETPPGGAKSMVEDGVLEGVDYVFGAHLDSQAPIGTVSVGSGYQMAAVDKFSISIQGQGGHGARPHDTVDAIVIASDVVNALQKIVSRHVDPLQSAVVTIGVLQAGSAFNIIADKATLEGTVRTFDAAIRKQIEKQIQRIVEGVTSAFGASYTIDYLNGYPALYNHPKETETVRNLLKAAFTEEQVVEMVPSMGAEDFSYFLLEKPGTYFRVGSHNENSTTQFPHHHPKFDFDERALLNIGKSFIEIVAHYLVD, encoded by the coding sequence ATGGTAGTGAATAGCGGGATATCGAATCAAATCAATGCGAAATTATCGGAGAGCTTCGAAGAGATGGTGGATTGGAGACGGCATATGCATCAGTATCCGGAGCTGTCCTTCCAAGAGGAAAAGACTGCCCAGTATATTCAGGATAAATTAATCAGCTTTGGATTGGAGGTCAAGACACATATTGGCGGGTTCGGACTAATAGGTATTCTAGAAGGGGAGCAACCTGGGAAGACGGTTGCCTTGCGGGCGGACTTCGATGCCTTGCCTATCCAAGATGAAAAGGAAGCCCCTTATAAATCGCAAAACCCGGGAGTGATGCATGCGTGTGGGCACGACGGTCATACTGCTGCCTTGCTGGGAACTGCGAAAGCATTAAGTGAGTTCCGTCGACAATTGAAAGGAACAGTGGTTTTCCTCTTTCAACCGGCAGAAGAGACACCGCCAGGGGGAGCCAAGTCCATGGTGGAGGATGGCGTTTTGGAGGGAGTTGACTACGTATTCGGCGCTCACTTGGATTCGCAAGCCCCAATCGGTACAGTATCGGTCGGATCAGGATATCAAATGGCGGCAGTCGATAAATTTTCGATTTCTATTCAAGGGCAAGGCGGGCACGGCGCCAGACCTCATGACACAGTGGATGCAATCGTGATTGCAAGTGATGTCGTCAATGCCTTGCAGAAAATCGTAAGCCGTCATGTGGATCCGCTGCAATCCGCGGTTGTGACCATCGGCGTGTTACAAGCCGGAAGTGCCTTTAATATCATTGCCGACAAAGCGACGCTCGAAGGAACGGTCCGTACTTTTGACGCGGCCATTCGCAAACAAATAGAAAAACAGATTCAACGTATCGTCGAAGGGGTTACTTCGGCATTTGGCGCTTCTTATACAATCGATTATTTGAATGGTTATCCGGCTTTATACAATCATCCGAAGGAAACGGAAACGGTTCGGAATTTGCTGAAGGCCGCTTTTACGGAGGAACAGGTAGTTGAAATGGTACCTTCCATGGGGGCGGAGGATTTTTCCTACTTTTTACTGGAGAAGCCGGGAACTTATTTTAGAGTCGGCTCCCATAATGAAAATAGTACGACCCAATTCCCGCATCACCATCCGAAATTCGATTTTGACGAAAGAGCATTACTGAATATAGGAAAGTCTTTTATAGAGATAGTGGCTCACTATTTAGTTGATTAA
- a CDS encoding vWA domain-containing protein → MARTKRIFIISALLFGMLFIAACQGKTATNEDPVASAQTEDKMEDTQDEIPVAASDIEGMLAQQPGELVEAHMDPEIEAARTVNFTQYMNFYDKDFKEVMEKELPSYFQKRKDLDSEQIYNYLVHQLGSGQYQALYDQLLAIEHGFEMPELPEGEDEVEMAKRSKTNVVILMDASGSMKAEIAGKSRMQLAKEAIGNFTEGLDDAVNVSLLAYGHKGAGTEADRELSCTTVEAVYPLSRLDKSGFQKSLDSFQASGWTPLAGAIEEALEILEPYGNEEHRNIVYIVSDGIETCGGDPVAAAKLLHESNIEAKVNIIGFDVDDEGQNHLKQVAEAGGGQYATVRDEAGFEEVLVKKWKPSIFQVVGQQGVKLHESVHFKEDLINTYSLLTNLSDREAVRISDAAYLLKRSELIDEEVAQQVIERAKEMKGLRNSHFKEIVEQKEAEAEAAKQEIDQNVEEWKAKW, encoded by the coding sequence ATGGCTCGAACGAAACGCATATTTATCATATCGGCATTACTTTTCGGCATGTTGTTCATCGCGGCGTGCCAGGGTAAGACGGCAACAAACGAAGACCCTGTGGCATCCGCCCAGACGGAGGACAAGATGGAGGATACGCAGGATGAAATTCCAGTTGCTGCGTCGGATATCGAAGGCATGCTTGCCCAACAGCCGGGAGAATTGGTGGAAGCGCATATGGATCCTGAAATCGAGGCGGCGCGGACGGTTAACTTTACACAGTACATGAACTTCTACGACAAAGATTTCAAGGAAGTCATGGAAAAGGAATTGCCTTCATACTTTCAAAAGCGGAAAGACCTCGATAGTGAGCAAATCTATAATTATCTAGTCCACCAATTAGGTTCAGGACAATACCAAGCTTTGTATGATCAGCTGCTTGCCATCGAACACGGATTTGAAATGCCCGAGTTGCCCGAGGGGGAAGATGAAGTTGAAATGGCGAAAAGATCAAAAACGAACGTCGTCATTTTAATGGATGCGAGCGGCAGCATGAAGGCCGAAATTGCAGGCAAGTCCAGGATGCAATTGGCCAAGGAAGCAATCGGGAATTTCACGGAAGGATTGGACGATGCAGTGAACGTGTCACTGCTCGCCTACGGACATAAAGGTGCAGGGACCGAGGCTGACCGGGAATTATCCTGTACAACCGTCGAGGCAGTCTATCCATTAAGCAGGTTGGACAAATCCGGTTTTCAGAAATCGCTTGATTCCTTCCAAGCAAGCGGCTGGACACCACTCGCAGGCGCCATTGAGGAAGCTCTCGAAATTTTGGAGCCCTACGGGAATGAAGAGCACCGGAATATCGTCTACATCGTCAGTGACGGCATCGAAACATGCGGCGGTGATCCGGTGGCGGCTGCGAAACTTCTGCATGAGAGTAATATAGAAGCGAAAGTCAACATCATCGGATTTGATGTGGACGATGAAGGGCAGAACCATCTCAAACAAGTGGCCGAAGCAGGTGGTGGCCAGTACGCGACCGTCCGGGACGAAGCTGGATTTGAAGAAGTGCTAGTGAAAAAGTGGAAACCAAGCATTTTCCAAGTCGTCGGACAGCAAGGCGTCAAACTGCATGAATCGGTGCACTTCAAGGAGGACCTCATCAACACATACAGCTTGCTGACCAACCTCTCCGACCGGGAGGCGGTCCGGATCAGCGATGCAGCCTATCTGTTGAAACGAAGCGAGTTAATCGACGAAGAGGTTGCCCAACAGGTCATTGAACGTGCGAAGGAAATGAAAGGACTCCGGAACTCGCATTTCAAGGAGATTGTCGAGCAGAAAGAAGCGGAAGCCGAGGCTGCAAAACAAGAAATTGATCAAAACGTGGAAGAATGGAAGGCAAAATGGTGA
- a CDS encoding protein adenylyltransferase SelO: MGTNEVGWNFDNSYSRLPESFYTKIEPVPVSSPELVILNDALAESLGLDPVALRGEGTAIFAGNQVPEGAAPLAQAYAGHQFGHFNRLGDGRAVLLGEQSTPSGDRFDIQLKGSGRTPYSRGGDGRAAVGPMLREYIVSEAMHALGIPTTRSLAVVTTGDPVYRETVLTGAILTRVASSHLRVGTFQYVAAWGTDEELRILADYAIERHYPAVRSVANPYLALLEEMMKRQAKLISQWQLVGFIHGVMNTDNMTISGETIDYGPCAFMDTYDPKTVYSSIDVQGRYAYRNQPPIAAWNLSRFAEALLPLIDEDTEQAIEMAQEVISGFAALYQSEWLAGMRAKLGIRNEEEGDRALFEALLDMMEEHEADFTNTFRALTFGTFEGSSLFQSSEFTEWHGTWQERLSRQPAGKDASFQLMKGSNPAVIPRNHRVEAALSAAEQGDLSVMRRLLDILSAPYAHSPEQKEFANLPPRTTVPYQTFCGT, encoded by the coding sequence ATGGGAACTAATGAAGTAGGATGGAATTTTGACAATAGCTATTCGCGTCTGCCGGAGTCGTTTTATACGAAAATCGAACCGGTACCTGTAAGCTCACCTGAACTTGTCATCTTGAATGATGCCTTAGCGGAATCTCTTGGTTTGGACCCTGTCGCGTTGCGAGGAGAAGGAACGGCCATCTTTGCGGGCAATCAAGTTCCTGAAGGTGCTGCACCTCTTGCCCAAGCTTACGCCGGCCATCAATTCGGCCATTTCAATCGGTTGGGAGACGGTCGGGCAGTCTTGCTGGGCGAGCAGTCGACACCTTCCGGGGACCGTTTTGACATTCAGCTGAAAGGCTCGGGCCGGACACCGTATTCCAGGGGCGGAGATGGCCGCGCGGCAGTCGGGCCGATGTTGCGCGAATACATCGTCAGCGAAGCGATGCATGCGCTCGGCATTCCGACGACCCGCAGCCTGGCAGTCGTGACCACTGGGGATCCGGTATACCGCGAAACCGTTCTGACCGGCGCCATTCTGACTCGGGTGGCGTCCAGCCATCTTCGCGTCGGCACGTTCCAGTATGTAGCGGCCTGGGGCACCGACGAGGAGCTGCGGATTCTTGCGGATTATGCAATTGAACGGCATTATCCGGCCGTCCGGTCCGTTGCGAATCCGTATCTTGCTTTGCTGGAGGAAATGATGAAACGGCAGGCCAAGCTTATATCCCAATGGCAGCTCGTCGGATTCATCCACGGGGTCATGAACACGGACAATATGACGATCAGCGGGGAAACAATCGACTATGGCCCGTGCGCCTTCATGGATACGTATGATCCGAAAACGGTATATAGCTCCATCGATGTCCAAGGACGATACGCCTATCGCAATCAACCCCCGATTGCTGCATGGAATCTATCGCGATTTGCAGAAGCGTTATTGCCATTGATTGATGAAGATACGGAACAGGCGATCGAAATGGCCCAAGAGGTGATTTCCGGTTTTGCTGCCCTGTATCAATCCGAATGGTTGGCGGGGATGCGGGCGAAACTGGGGATACGTAACGAAGAGGAAGGGGATCGGGCCCTATTCGAAGCGTTACTGGATATGATGGAAGAACATGAGGCGGATTTTACGAATACATTCCGTGCGTTGACGTTCGGGACGTTCGAAGGTTCATCCCTCTTCCAGTCGTCGGAGTTTACCGAATGGCACGGAACTTGGCAGGAACGGTTAAGCCGGCAGCCGGCAGGCAAGGATGCCTCCTTCCAGTTGATGAAAGGCAGCAACCCGGCCGTAATTCCGCGGAATCATCGAGTGGAGGCCGCTCTTTCTGCGGCGGAGCAAGGGGATCTTAGTGTGATGAGACGGCTGTTGGACATCCTCTCGGCCCCTTACGCGCATTCCCCCGAGCAAAAGGAATTTGCAAACCTTCCACCCCGGACGACGGTTCCGTACCAGACGTTTTGCGGGACCTAA
- a CDS encoding YsnF/AvaK domain-containing protein, with translation MNNEKRFVGLFHSESALMDKMDQLRTEGYSEDNMYVIAKDDTNLSMLRSGTSAEVETAHESWLDRFMSFISGEDHVWSMFDRLGIDETEARQYSNDINNGALLLYVDEGEAYRLYEGDREHFSSHDYGMNPNIERTGTYMADDLDVGRIDADQLGRVGGEALLDRTDYETPPSMTNEERMLLREERLQVNKRNVETGHVSLEKDVVEEHQSMDVPVSHEEVYVERRPVVDGEMYEGRAELIEDDESIHIPITEERLEVTKKPVVTEEIVVKKRDVERMETVDDTVRREEAHLERDGNVEVEGNFDETRSKKWDNL, from the coding sequence ATGAACAACGAAAAACGATTTGTCGGCTTGTTTCATAGTGAATCTGCGTTAATGGATAAAATGGATCAACTTCGAACAGAAGGTTATTCTGAAGATAATATGTATGTCATTGCCAAAGATGATACAAATCTGTCGATGCTCCGCAGCGGGACGTCAGCGGAAGTGGAAACCGCCCACGAATCTTGGCTGGACCGTTTCATGAGTTTCATCAGCGGGGAGGACCATGTGTGGAGCATGTTCGACCGCTTAGGAATCGATGAAACCGAGGCGAGACAGTATTCGAACGACATTAACAACGGCGCCCTTCTATTGTATGTCGATGAAGGGGAAGCGTACCGACTGTATGAAGGCGACCGCGAGCATTTCAGCTCCCATGATTATGGCATGAACCCGAATATCGAGCGGACCGGCACTTATATGGCGGATGATCTGGACGTCGGTCGCATCGATGCCGACCAGCTTGGACGAGTCGGCGGGGAGGCCTTGCTGGATCGCACCGATTATGAGACGCCGCCAAGCATGACGAACGAGGAACGTATGCTATTGCGCGAAGAGCGCCTTCAGGTGAATAAGCGCAATGTCGAAACCGGGCATGTCTCCCTCGAGAAGGATGTCGTGGAAGAGCATCAATCGATGGATGTGCCGGTGTCACATGAGGAAGTCTATGTGGAGCGCCGTCCCGTCGTGGATGGAGAGATGTATGAAGGGCGCGCCGAACTGATAGAGGATGATGAATCCATTCACATCCCAATTACCGAAGAACGCCTGGAAGTGACGAAAAAACCGGTCGTCACGGAAGAAATCGTAGTGAAGAAACGCGACGTCGAGCGCATGGAGACGGTCGATGATACAGTAAGACGAGAAGAAGCCCATCTGGAGCGGGACGGAAATGTCGAAGTGGAAGGCAATTTCGACGAAACCCGTTCGAAGAAGTGGGACAATCTATAA
- a CDS encoding coenzyme F420-0:L-glutamate ligase — translation MEKERVVGTVSRGLRCPIINKGDNIEQIVVDSVLKAAEVEGFSFNDRDIVSITESIVARAQGNYATVDDIAQDVQSKFGDDTIGVIFPILSRNRFSICLRGIAKGAKKIVLMLSYPSDEVGNHLVEIDHLDEKGVNPWTDVLTEKEFREHFGYNKHTFTGVDYIEYYKSIAEEEGIECEVIFSNNAKTILQYTKSVLTCDIHTRNRTKRILAENGGEKIYTLDDILAESVNGNGYNEQYGLLGSNKATEDTVKLFPRDCQPIVDNIQQMLLDKTGKTIEVMVYGDGAFKDPVGKIWELADPVVSPAFTAGLNGTPNEIKLKYLADNNFAELRGDELKKAIADFIENKEDDLVGAMESQGTTPRKLTDLIGSLSDLTSGSGDKGTPIVFIQGYFDNYTK, via the coding sequence TTGGAAAAAGAGAGAGTCGTGGGAACTGTTTCGAGAGGTCTACGCTGTCCAATCATCAATAAAGGCGACAACATCGAACAGATTGTCGTGGATAGTGTACTGAAAGCTGCTGAAGTCGAAGGTTTTTCATTTAATGATCGGGATATCGTCTCCATAACGGAATCCATCGTAGCCCGAGCTCAAGGCAACTATGCAACAGTAGACGACATCGCCCAAGATGTTCAATCCAAATTCGGAGATGATACAATCGGCGTCATTTTCCCGATACTAAGTCGGAACCGTTTTTCCATCTGTCTCCGGGGCATCGCCAAAGGAGCAAAGAAAATCGTTCTCATGCTGAGCTACCCGTCTGACGAGGTCGGCAACCACTTGGTGGAAATCGACCATCTTGACGAAAAGGGAGTCAATCCATGGACGGATGTCTTGACGGAAAAAGAGTTCCGCGAGCATTTCGGATACAATAAACATACCTTTACAGGTGTCGATTACATTGAATATTATAAATCGATTGCGGAGGAAGAAGGCATCGAATGTGAAGTCATCTTCTCCAATAATGCTAAAACGATACTGCAATATACTAAAAGCGTGCTGACTTGTGATATCCATACACGGAATCGGACGAAACGGATTTTGGCGGAAAACGGCGGAGAGAAAATTTATACATTGGACGACATTCTTGCCGAATCCGTCAACGGCAACGGCTACAATGAGCAGTACGGCTTGCTCGGTTCGAACAAAGCGACGGAAGACACCGTGAAGCTATTCCCGCGCGACTGCCAGCCGATCGTTGACAACATCCAGCAAATGCTGCTCGATAAGACCGGAAAGACAATCGAAGTCATGGTCTATGGCGATGGCGCCTTCAAAGATCCTGTGGGTAAAATCTGGGAACTCGCAGATCCCGTCGTGTCCCCGGCCTTCACAGCCGGCCTGAACGGTACACCAAATGAAATTAAATTGAAATACTTGGCGGACAACAACTTTGCCGAACTACGTGGCGATGAACTGAAAAAAGCAATTGCGGATTTCATTGAGAATAAAGAAGACGATCTCGTTGGAGCGATGGAATCCCAAGGGACGACCCCGCGGAAACTGACCGACCTCATCGGCTCGCTCTCCGACCTTACTTCGGGAAGCGGCGATAAAGGAACGCCGATCGTGTTCATCCAAGGGTATTTTGATAACTACACGAAATAA